A region of Shewanella psychromarinicola DNA encodes the following proteins:
- a CDS encoding IS1595 family transposase — protein sequence MKMPETSFFEWQRQFSAEIDCLNHIKKMRWPNGFVCPRCSCEHAYELTTRNVYECSQCHKQTSVTADTLFHGSRIPITKWFWAIYFLGSDKGSISALRLSKHIEVNWRTARLILSKLRTAMGHRDSLYRLSGVIEIDDALVGGRRKGKRGRGAEGKTPVLVAVESKGKRAGFIAMQAVNSVCHDSVEKFVAKHLTRQQKVHTDGLPALNIIDKTQQHEARVTPSELVDEWLPWVHIAIGNLKAFLLGTFHGVSGKYLQEYLSEFCYRFNRRQMEREIPNRLLNLAIIHTPIHSY from the coding sequence ATGAAAATGCCTGAAACGAGTTTTTTTGAATGGCAACGTCAATTCAGCGCTGAAATTGATTGCTTAAATCACATTAAGAAAATGAGATGGCCTAATGGTTTTGTTTGCCCTAGATGCTCTTGTGAGCATGCCTATGAGCTTACAACCCGCAATGTATATGAATGCAGTCAATGTCATAAACAAACATCGGTCACAGCAGACACATTATTCCACGGTAGCCGTATTCCTATCACTAAGTGGTTTTGGGCAATCTACTTTTTAGGCTCAGATAAAGGCAGTATTTCAGCATTAAGATTGAGCAAGCACATTGAAGTTAATTGGCGAACGGCACGTTTGATATTAAGTAAGCTGAGAACGGCTATGGGCCATAGAGACAGCTTATATAGACTGTCAGGCGTTATTGAAATTGATGATGCGTTAGTGGGTGGCAGAAGGAAGGGCAAGCGTGGACGTGGAGCAGAAGGTAAAACACCTGTTTTAGTTGCCGTTGAAAGCAAAGGAAAAAGAGCTGGATTTATTGCTATGCAGGCTGTGAATAGCGTTTGCCATGATAGTGTTGAAAAGTTCGTTGCCAAACACTTAACGAGACAGCAAAAAGTGCATACAGACGGCTTACCTGCGTTGAACATTATAGATAAGACTCAACAACATGAAGCGAGGGTTACCCCCAGTGAGCTTGTTGATGAATGGCTGCCTTGGGTTCATATTGCCATTGGTAACTTAAAGGCATTTTTACTTGGGACATTTCATGGTGTTTCAGGAAAGTACCTACAAGAATACCTGAGCGAGTTCTGTTATCGGTTCAATCGTAGACAAATGGAAAGAGAAATACCTAACAGATTGTTAAATTTGGCAATAATTCACACGCCAATACATTCTTACTGA
- a CDS encoding 3-deoxy-7-phosphoheptulonate synthase — protein sequence MTIKTDELRTTLLSKVISPAQLASEYPLTQDAADYLVAQRREVEAIIAGEDQRLLVIIGPCSIHDTKAALEYAERLSALHHELKDDLCIVMRVYFEKPRTIVGWKGLISDPDLDGSFSPNKGLRIARELLQQITELKLPIATEFLDMVNGQYIADLITWGAIGARTTESQIHREMASALSCPVGFKNGTDGNINIAVDAVRAAQAPHIFYSPDKDGAMAVYRTHGNPFGHIILRGGKTPNYSAEDIEVARAQLEQVGVTQRMVVDFSHGNSEKQHQNQLKVADSIMAQLRNGSTAIAGIMAESFMIEGNQKVVKGQPLVYGQSITDACLHWADSEKLLRDLAQASKERKALLAK from the coding sequence ATGACAATTAAAACAGATGAACTACGAACTACCCTTTTAAGCAAAGTCATTTCACCCGCGCAGCTGGCATCAGAATACCCTTTGACTCAAGATGCTGCTGACTATCTTGTTGCCCAGCGCCGAGAAGTTGAAGCGATTATTGCAGGCGAAGATCAACGCTTATTGGTGATTATTGGCCCTTGCTCAATCCATGACACTAAAGCAGCACTCGAATATGCAGAGCGCTTATCCGCATTACACCATGAGCTAAAAGATGATTTGTGCATTGTAATGCGAGTCTACTTTGAAAAACCACGAACTATTGTGGGCTGGAAAGGCTTAATTTCAGATCCAGACTTAGACGGCAGCTTTAGCCCAAATAAAGGCTTACGCATCGCACGTGAACTGCTGCAACAGATTACCGAATTAAAACTCCCTATCGCTACGGAGTTTTTAGACATGGTTAACGGTCAATACATTGCAGATCTTATTACCTGGGGTGCTATTGGGGCTCGTACCACTGAAAGCCAAATTCACCGTGAAATGGCTTCAGCGCTATCATGCCCAGTCGGCTTTAAAAATGGTACTGACGGTAACATTAATATCGCTGTTGATGCGGTGCGCGCTGCTCAAGCGCCACACATTTTTTATTCTCCGGATAAAGATGGTGCGATGGCAGTTTACCGTACTCATGGCAATCCATTTGGCCACATTATTTTACGGGGTGGTAAAACACCTAACTATAGTGCAGAAGATATTGAAGTAGCTCGCGCTCAATTAGAGCAAGTGGGCGTGACTCAACGTATGGTGGTAGATTTTAGCCACGGTAACAGTGAGAAACAACATCAAAACCAATTGAAGGTTGCCGATAGCATCATGGCGCAACTGCGTAATGGAAGCACTGCGATAGCCGGTATCATGGCTGAAAGCTTTATGATTGAGGGCAACCAGAAAGTGGTTAAAGGCCAACCATTAGTTTACGGACAAAGTATTACCGATGCCTGTTTACATTGGGCCGATTCTGAAAAGCTGTTACGCGATTTAGCCCAAGCGTCGAAAGAACGTAAAGCCTTACTGGCAAAATAG
- the ppsR gene encoding posphoenolpyruvate synthetase regulatory kinase/phosphorylase PpsR → MTPKVFYISDGTAITAEVFGHAVLSQFPLEFEALTIPFVETVVRAQKVKQQINDCFITTGVRPLVFHSIINPEIRNVIFSSECVDYDFLNTFVAPLEQHLGIQAKPLLHRTHGKSNHGYETRIDAINYTMENDDGQTMKHMDKADIILLGVSRCGKTPSSLYLSMQFGIKAANYPFTEDDMDDLKLPEALKRNKSKLFGLTIDPHRLHEIRQSRMENSRYSSLRQCRLEVKEVEMMYKKERIPFVNTTNHSVEEIATKIIDITGLDRHMF, encoded by the coding sequence ATGACACCAAAAGTATTCTATATTTCAGATGGGACCGCGATCACAGCAGAGGTTTTTGGACATGCGGTACTTTCGCAGTTTCCTTTAGAATTTGAAGCACTTACAATTCCTTTTGTGGAAACGGTTGTGCGAGCTCAAAAAGTTAAGCAACAAATAAATGATTGTTTTATTACAACAGGCGTTAGACCACTTGTGTTTCACTCAATCATTAATCCTGAAATCCGCAATGTTATATTTTCAAGTGAATGTGTCGATTATGACTTTTTGAACACCTTTGTTGCGCCATTAGAACAACACTTAGGTATACAAGCTAAGCCTTTATTACACCGAACCCATGGTAAAAGTAACCACGGTTATGAAACCCGTATCGATGCGATTAACTACACTATGGAAAATGATGACGGTCAGACCATGAAACACATGGATAAAGCCGATATCATTTTATTAGGTGTGTCGCGTTGCGGCAAAACACCCTCAAGCTTATATCTGTCAATGCAGTTTGGTATTAAAGCTGCAAACTACCCATTTACTGAAGATGACATGGATGATCTCAAGTTACCTGAAGCATTGAAACGTAATAAATCAAAATTATTTGGCCTAACAATAGACCCACATCGTTTACATGAAATTCGTCAAAGCCGCATGGAAAACAGTCGATATTCATCATTAAGACAGTGCCGACTTGAAGTAAAAGAAGTCGAGATGATGTATAAAAAAGAGCGTATTCCTTTTGTGAATACTACCAATCATTCCGTAGAAGAAATTGCCACAAAAATTATCGACATAACCGGTTTAGATCGCCACATGTTCTAA
- the ppsA gene encoding phosphoenolpyruvate synthase: protein MQQYVLWYQELGMGDVNKVGGKNASLGEMISNLANAGVQVPGGFATTSHAFNEFLEQSGVNQKIFDILATLDVDDVTELAKVGAQIRQWVIDTPFQPALEVAIREAYEQLSSETQEASFAVRSSATAEDMPDASFAGQQETFLNVKGFDAVMLAVKHVYASLFNDRAISYRVHQGYEHQGVALSAGVQRMVRSDKAASGVMFTMDTESGNNDVVFITSSFGLGEMVVQGAVNPDEFYVHKPILAQGHQAVVRRNIGSKLIQMVYSDDAAHGKQVKIEDVAAEQRRIFSINDEEVMELAKQAVIIEKHYGRAMDIEWAKDGNDGKLYIVQARPETVRSREDVQLIERFHLKTRGDVICEGRAIGHKIGTGVAKVLSSIDEMDQIQPGDVLVTDMTDPDWEPIMKRASAIVTNRGGRTCHAAIIARELGVPAVVGCGDVTDRIKTGDIVTVSCAEGDTGLIYSGKQDFEIITNRVDTLPDLPMKIMMNVGNPDRAFDFARLPNEGVGLARLEFIINRMIGIHPKALLDFNGQTAELQTEINEMIAGYDSPVEFYIARLVEGIATIASAFYPKKVIVRMSDFKSNEYANLVGGDRYEPDEENPMLGFRGASRYISESFRDCFALECEAIKRVRKQMGLTNVEVMIPFVRTVNEAAQVIELLKEQGLERGKDGLRVIMMCELPSNALLADQFLEHFDGFSIGSNDLTQLTLGLDRDSGIISHLFDERNDAVKALLAMAIKAAKAKGAYVGICGQGPSDHPDFAAWLVEQGIDSVSLNPDTVIDTWLYLAEAHS from the coding sequence GTGCAGCAATATGTACTCTGGTATCAAGAATTAGGCATGGGTGATGTTAACAAGGTTGGCGGAAAAAATGCATCCCTTGGAGAGATGATCAGCAATTTGGCCAACGCAGGAGTTCAGGTCCCTGGCGGCTTTGCAACAACTTCTCATGCGTTCAATGAGTTCCTTGAACAAAGTGGAGTTAACCAGAAAATTTTTGACATTCTGGCAACATTGGATGTTGATGATGTTACTGAGCTGGCAAAAGTAGGTGCGCAGATCAGACAATGGGTTATCGACACCCCATTTCAGCCAGCATTAGAAGTTGCCATTCGCGAAGCTTACGAGCAGTTGTCGAGCGAAACTCAAGAAGCGTCATTTGCAGTGCGTTCATCAGCGACAGCTGAAGATATGCCAGATGCGTCTTTTGCCGGCCAACAAGAAACATTCTTAAACGTTAAAGGGTTTGATGCTGTCATGCTGGCTGTTAAGCATGTTTATGCCTCACTGTTTAACGACCGTGCAATTTCTTATCGTGTTCATCAAGGTTACGAACATCAAGGAGTTGCTTTATCTGCTGGCGTACAACGTATGGTCCGTTCAGACAAAGCTGCTTCTGGTGTCATGTTCACCATGGACACTGAATCAGGTAACAATGACGTTGTCTTTATCACTTCATCTTTTGGTTTAGGTGAAATGGTTGTACAAGGCGCGGTTAACCCTGACGAATTCTATGTACACAAACCTATTTTAGCGCAAGGCCATCAGGCTGTTGTGCGTCGAAATATTGGTAGTAAGTTGATTCAGATGGTCTACTCTGATGATGCTGCACATGGCAAGCAAGTTAAAATTGAAGATGTTGCTGCTGAACAACGTCGTATATTCTCTATTAATGATGAAGAAGTCATGGAGCTTGCTAAGCAAGCAGTGATTATTGAAAAGCATTATGGCCGTGCGATGGATATCGAATGGGCAAAAGACGGTAACGACGGTAAGTTGTATATCGTTCAAGCTCGTCCAGAAACGGTCCGTAGCCGTGAAGATGTCCAGTTAATTGAACGTTTCCACTTGAAAACTAGGGGTGACGTAATCTGTGAAGGCCGTGCTATTGGTCATAAGATTGGTACCGGTGTGGCTAAGGTATTATCTTCGATTGATGAGATGGACCAAATTCAACCTGGTGATGTATTAGTCACCGACATGACAGACCCTGATTGGGAACCTATCATGAAGCGTGCGAGCGCGATTGTGACTAACCGTGGCGGCCGTACTTGCCATGCTGCGATCATTGCACGTGAATTAGGTGTACCTGCTGTTGTGGGTTGTGGTGATGTCACTGACCGTATTAAAACGGGCGACATTGTCACGGTATCTTGCGCTGAAGGCGATACTGGCTTAATTTATTCAGGTAAACAAGACTTTGAAATCATCACTAACCGTGTTGATACATTACCTGATTTACCGATGAAAATTATGATGAACGTCGGTAATCCTGACCGTGCATTCGACTTTGCTCGTTTACCTAACGAAGGTGTCGGTTTAGCGCGTTTAGAGTTCATCATTAACCGCATGATTGGTATTCACCCTAAAGCCTTGCTTGATTTCAACGGTCAAACTGCTGAACTGCAAACTGAAATCAATGAGATGATCGCTGGTTATGATTCTCCCGTTGAATTCTATATTGCACGTCTGGTTGAAGGTATTGCCACTATCGCATCGGCGTTCTATCCGAAGAAAGTGATCGTACGTATGTCAGACTTTAAGTCTAACGAGTATGCAAACTTAGTCGGTGGTGATCGCTACGAGCCAGATGAAGAAAACCCAATGTTGGGCTTTCGCGGTGCCAGCCGTTATATCTCTGAATCATTCCGCGATTGTTTCGCGCTTGAATGTGAAGCGATTAAACGCGTTCGTAAGCAAATGGGCTTAACCAACGTTGAAGTGATGATCCCATTTGTGCGTACTGTTAATGAAGCTGCTCAAGTGATTGAATTGCTTAAAGAACAAGGTTTAGAGCGCGGTAAAGACGGTTTACGCGTCATTATGATGTGCGAATTACCGTCAAACGCACTATTAGCTGACCAATTCCTTGAACATTTCGATGGTTTCTCTATCGGTTCAAACGACTTAACGCAGTTAACATTAGGGCTTGATCGTGACTCTGGTATTATCAGCCACTTGTTTGATGAGCGTAATGATGCGGTTAAAGCATTATTAGCCATGGCAATTAAAGCGGCTAAAGCCAAAGGTGCTTATGTGGGCATTTGTGGTCAAGGCCCATCAGACCATCCCGATTTTGCGGCATGGTTAGTAGAGCAAGGTATTGATTCTGTTTCTCTTAACCCAGATACAGTGATTGACACTTGGTTATATTTAGCTGAAGCACACTCATAA
- the ydiJ gene encoding D-2-hydroxyglutarate dehydrogenase YdiJ, whose product MLPLLSHKQTLEPIYLEYLDALEQSEFEGEIDKRYSARLIQATDNSVYQFLPQAVIYPLHQQDVELVLSLAAQPKYKQVTFSARGGGTGTNGQALTHGLILDVSRHLDQVLEINVEEGWARVQAGVIKDALNDALRPHGLFFSPDLSTSNRATIGGMVNTDASGAGSLVYGKTSDHVLGVTSVLIDGSVLTTTPIAHNKVDQQPFGANQLGNTIASQIAAICLQKRDTIIERFPKLNRFLTGYDLKHVWNDDLSQFDLSRILTGSEGTLAVITETKLNLTPLPKTRMMVNIKYDSFESALRHAPSLVQAKATVVETVDSKVLNLAREDIIWHSVAEQIKAVPNKIIEGLNMVEFAGEDDEVNHKVALLEEMLSGQLSQPQFGLVGFQIITDISDIDSIYAMRKKAVGLLGATKGTRKPLAFAEDTAVPPENLADYIMEFRALLDSHNLQYGMFGHVDAGVLHVRPALDMCDVADEQLLKVISDQVAALTLKYGGLMWGEHGKGVRGEYGPAVFGDELYGVLEQIKGLFDPDNRLNPGKLVAPPKSGPLLFNVDSVKRGSFDRQIPVQVRDAFPDVMNCNGNGLCFNYSSYSPMCPSFKVTGDRVQSPKGRAGLMREWLRLLEAEGVDVDALEKSSPLGWMQRIQNTLNNQRDYDYSHEVMESLKGCLACKACSGQCPVKVDVPKFRAQFFNIYYKRYLRPAKDYLVAGIEDSLPLMAAMPKLTNLASQNPLSKWVIKKVIGYVDAPKLSVPTLKQRLDGHSSRGYDLGSLYTIPEAQRSQYVLVVQDPFNSFYDAGLVYRFIQLIEKLGFKPVLLPFKPNGKPTHIKGFLDKFAKTAQNSADFLNRVHALGMPMVGLDPALVLCYRDEYKEALGQRRGPFKVLLANEWLTDVVASRSEASALAKDAPQYTWFSHCTESTAKPNTANEWKAIFSHFGAKLHSVNLGCCGMAGTYGHELENVERSEKLFEMSWQPSIEKIAQHSQVLVSGYSCRSQVKRFAGFKPQHPIEALLKLMTS is encoded by the coding sequence ATGTTACCTTTGCTATCACATAAACAAACATTAGAACCTATCTATCTTGAGTATCTTGACGCGCTTGAGCAAAGCGAGTTTGAAGGTGAAATAGACAAGCGTTACAGTGCGCGGCTTATTCAGGCAACCGATAACTCGGTATACCAGTTTTTACCGCAAGCGGTTATTTATCCTCTGCATCAACAAGATGTCGAGCTAGTGTTATCGCTAGCGGCGCAACCAAAATATAAACAAGTCACTTTTAGTGCTCGAGGCGGCGGCACTGGCACTAATGGTCAGGCGTTAACTCATGGGTTAATTTTGGATGTGTCACGTCATTTAGACCAAGTGCTTGAGATTAATGTCGAAGAAGGTTGGGCTAGAGTACAAGCTGGGGTGATTAAAGACGCCTTAAATGATGCCTTACGCCCGCATGGATTATTTTTCAGTCCCGATTTATCAACGTCTAATCGTGCCACTATTGGCGGTATGGTTAATACCGATGCCTCTGGTGCTGGCTCATTAGTTTACGGAAAAACATCAGATCACGTGTTAGGCGTGACCAGTGTACTCATTGATGGCAGCGTACTAACCACAACGCCGATTGCCCATAACAAGGTTGATCAACAACCTTTTGGTGCTAATCAGCTGGGCAATACCATCGCCAGCCAAATAGCGGCGATATGTTTGCAAAAACGGGACACTATTATTGAACGTTTCCCTAAATTGAACCGGTTTTTAACCGGCTATGATTTAAAGCATGTGTGGAACGATGACCTTAGCCAGTTTGATTTATCGCGTATTCTCACCGGTTCGGAAGGCACGCTGGCAGTGATCACCGAAACCAAGCTTAATCTTACCCCATTACCTAAAACTCGGATGATGGTGAATATTAAGTATGACTCATTTGAATCCGCGTTACGTCATGCGCCATCATTAGTACAGGCCAAAGCGACCGTCGTTGAAACCGTTGACTCCAAAGTGCTCAACCTTGCCCGTGAAGACATTATTTGGCATTCGGTTGCTGAGCAAATTAAAGCCGTACCGAACAAGATCATAGAAGGTCTTAATATGGTTGAGTTTGCCGGTGAAGATGATGAGGTTAACCATAAAGTCGCGCTATTAGAGGAGATGCTCAGCGGCCAACTCAGTCAACCCCAATTTGGTTTAGTCGGTTTTCAAATCATTACCGACATAAGTGATATCGACAGTATTTATGCAATGCGTAAAAAAGCGGTTGGCTTATTAGGTGCCACCAAAGGGACTCGTAAACCATTAGCCTTTGCCGAAGATACTGCCGTACCGCCAGAAAACTTAGCTGACTATATTATGGAATTTCGGGCGCTACTCGATAGCCATAATTTGCAGTACGGTATGTTTGGTCATGTTGATGCGGGGGTATTACATGTACGCCCGGCGCTTGATATGTGTGATGTCGCCGATGAGCAATTACTTAAAGTGATTTCAGATCAAGTTGCGGCATTAACGCTTAAATATGGCGGGCTGATGTGGGGTGAGCATGGCAAAGGGGTTCGCGGTGAATATGGCCCAGCCGTGTTTGGCGACGAACTCTATGGCGTACTGGAGCAGATCAAAGGTTTGTTTGATCCTGATAATCGTCTCAATCCTGGTAAATTAGTGGCGCCGCCTAAGTCAGGCCCATTGCTATTTAATGTCGACAGCGTTAAACGCGGCAGTTTCGATAGACAAATCCCAGTGCAGGTGCGTGACGCGTTTCCTGATGTGATGAACTGTAATGGTAATGGTCTGTGTTTTAACTACAGCAGTTATTCACCTATGTGCCCGTCGTTTAAAGTCACCGGTGACAGAGTACAATCACCTAAAGGTCGTGCGGGCTTAATGCGTGAATGGTTGCGTTTACTTGAAGCTGAAGGGGTCGATGTTGACGCTTTGGAAAAGTCTTCCCCACTGGGATGGATGCAACGAATTCAAAATACCCTAAACAACCAACGTGACTATGATTACTCCCATGAAGTGATGGAGTCACTTAAAGGCTGTTTGGCGTGTAAGGCCTGTTCTGGTCAATGTCCGGTCAAAGTAGATGTGCCGAAATTTAGGGCGCAATTTTTTAATATTTACTACAAACGTTATTTACGTCCTGCTAAAGATTATTTAGTTGCCGGTATCGAAGATTCATTGCCGTTGATGGCGGCCATGCCTAAATTGACTAACTTAGCCTCGCAGAACCCGCTGAGTAAATGGGTGATTAAAAAAGTCATTGGTTATGTCGATGCGCCTAAGCTATCAGTGCCTACACTAAAACAGCGCTTAGACGGACATTCAAGCCGCGGTTACGATTTGGGTTCCTTGTATACCATCCCTGAAGCGCAGCGCAGTCAATATGTGCTGGTGGTGCAAGACCCGTTTAACAGTTTTTATGATGCAGGCTTGGTTTACCGTTTTATTCAATTAATCGAAAAGCTTGGATTTAAGCCGGTATTGCTGCCATTTAAACCCAATGGTAAGCCGACGCATATTAAAGGCTTTTTGGACAAGTTTGCTAAAACAGCGCAAAACAGTGCTGACTTCTTAAACCGCGTTCATGCCCTTGGTATGCCGATGGTCGGGTTAGATCCGGCATTAGTATTATGTTATCGCGATGAGTATAAAGAAGCCTTAGGTCAGCGTCGTGGGCCATTTAAGGTGCTGTTAGCCAATGAATGGTTAACTGATGTTGTGGCATCCCGAAGTGAAGCGTCAGCTTTAGCAAAAGATGCACCGCAATACACTTGGTTCAGTCATTGCACTGAATCGACAGCGAAACCGAATACCGCCAATGAATGGAAAGCCATTTTTAGCCATTTTGGCGCCAAATTACACAGTGTTAATTTGGGGTGTTGCGGTATGGCGGGCACCTACGGTCACGAACTTGAAAACGTTGAGCGTTCTGAAAAACTGTTTGAGATGTCTTGGCAGCCGAGCATTGAAAAAATTGCTCAACACAGCCAAGTATTGGTATCTGGATATTCTTGTCGCAGCCAAGTGAAGCGCTTTGCAGGCTTTAAACCTCAGCATCCGATTGAAGCATTGCTTAAATTAATGACATCATAG
- a CDS encoding DUF1285 domain-containing protein — MEDETETLSSYTRPDGVVLCSDDTLFHIQANGDWLYLNSPLPAKFAALFSSILHCIEGEYFLITPVEKVKVSVEAYPLLLVDYHADPIDGYKKNKLIFTSSIGTKMPVIDVADITVTDNGIYAPVVRGLVGQLNRACYYRYINEYLSFD, encoded by the coding sequence ATGGAAGATGAAACAGAAACATTAAGTTCATATACTCGACCTGACGGTGTCGTGTTATGCAGTGATGACACACTGTTTCATATTCAAGCTAATGGTGATTGGCTGTATCTAAACAGTCCGTTGCCAGCAAAGTTTGCGGCCTTGTTTAGTAGTATCTTGCATTGCATCGAAGGCGAGTATTTTTTGATCACTCCCGTAGAGAAGGTTAAAGTATCGGTTGAGGCTTATCCCTTATTGCTGGTGGACTATCATGCCGATCCTATTGACGGTTATAAAAAAAATAAACTGATATTTACCAGTAGTATAGGTACAAAAATGCCCGTCATCGATGTTGCTGATATTACTGTGACAGACAATGGTATTTATGCACCAGTAGTACGGGGCCTAGTAGGGCAATTAAATCGCGCCTGTTATTATCGTTACATTAATGAATATTTATCTTTTGACTAA
- a CDS encoding MarR family winged helix-turn-helix transcriptional regulator, with protein sequence MKRFESLSYLISHLNIALQQELDTRLKRYELDSKLWPVLFTLWQEEGLSQTELSKRCDVANYTMTRLLDHLQVQGFVTRHQEADNRRAFQIFLTDNGKALEQDLIHEAGWVNQHFLAALTDVEQSEFMRLLNKVNQFNQ encoded by the coding sequence TTGAAACGATTTGAAAGTTTAAGTTACCTGATTTCCCATCTTAATATTGCCTTGCAGCAAGAACTCGACACGCGTTTAAAGCGCTATGAGTTAGACAGTAAACTTTGGCCGGTGTTGTTTACGTTGTGGCAAGAGGAAGGATTAAGTCAAACAGAGTTGTCTAAGCGTTGTGATGTGGCCAACTACACAATGACTCGTCTGCTTGATCATCTGCAAGTCCAGGGATTTGTTACCCGTCACCAAGAAGCGGATAACCGCCGTGCATTTCAAATATTTTTAACCGACAATGGCAAAGCGCTCGAGCAAGACCTAATTCATGAAGCCGGGTGGGTTAATCAACACTTTTTAGCGGCATTAACCGATGTTGAACAAAGCGAGTTTATGCGCTTACTGAATAAAGTGAATCAATTTAACCAATAA
- a CDS encoding DUF211 domain-containing protein, producing MVKVKRIVLDVLKPHQPNALDFSRAIAETGVDYQVKLVVLEMDENTETVQIELFGSAIDFKGVQSAISNMGGSLHSIDEVEVHNETVAG from the coding sequence ATGGTTAAGGTCAAAAGGATTGTTCTGGATGTACTCAAACCTCATCAACCTAATGCGCTTGATTTTTCTCGGGCCATTGCCGAAACAGGTGTCGATTATCAAGTAAAACTGGTTGTTCTTGAGATGGATGAAAATACCGAAACGGTTCAAATAGAGCTGTTTGGTAGCGCGATTGATTTTAAAGGCGTTCAATCTGCCATTAGCAACATGGGTGGTTCTCTTCACAGTATTGATGAGGTTGAAGTACATAATGAAACGGTTGCTGGTTAA
- a CDS encoding VIT1/CCC1 transporter family protein, producing MSLLNQAKFLLDITRTRGIVRRYFVVNGFDGALTMLGLIMGFLVSTPADLSMIIGVCLGAAIALSISGISSAYISESAERKHALGQLERAMMSDLQHSAHGIATRWVPLLIALVNGLAPLVISLLILSPLWLATAGVNLPIPPLYAAIFVALLLTFLLGVFLGRISGVTWLRSGIQALLVAVITASLIYLLVGN from the coding sequence ATGAGTCTGTTAAATCAGGCCAAATTTTTATTAGATATCACCCGTACGCGGGGGATTGTGCGTCGTTATTTTGTTGTTAATGGCTTTGATGGTGCACTTACCATGCTAGGACTGATCATGGGTTTTCTTGTCAGTACCCCCGCCGATTTATCAATGATTATTGGTGTCTGTTTGGGTGCGGCGATTGCGCTGAGCATTAGTGGTATTAGTAGTGCTTACATCAGTGAATCTGCAGAGCGAAAGCATGCTTTGGGGCAACTGGAGAGGGCAATGATGAGTGATCTTCAACATAGTGCGCATGGCATCGCAACGCGCTGGGTACCCTTGTTGATTGCATTGGTGAATGGCCTAGCGCCGCTGGTCATTTCACTGTTAATATTATCGCCACTATGGCTGGCAACTGCCGGCGTCAACCTTCCTATTCCACCTCTGTATGCCGCCATCTTTGTGGCCCTGCTGCTCACTTTTTTATTGGGGGTTTTTCTTGGCCGGATATCCGGGGTGACGTGGTTACGCAGTGGCATACAGGCATTGCTAGTGGCGGTGATAACCGCCTCGCTTATTTACTTATTGGTCGGAAACTAA